In Hyphomicrobiales bacterium, a single window of DNA contains:
- a CDS encoding DUF58 domain-containing protein, translating into MAQASPATHRLAQAGEGASLALPPMLVRAEKIAATVILGVHGRRAAGPGETFWQYRPYGFGDSTQRIDWHKSAQADRVFIRENEWESANTLWVWCNTGPRMAFRSHLAPEAKLDRARLLALALASLAARAHERIGALGSPRPPGYGRLALLRVGEWLGQRHDEGLPAAGAQQRRAAAVLISDFLEPLDEVRARLSAIAAAGVSGHIVQIADPAEETLPYDGRVEFLGLGSPLKYLAKKSEALREDYIKAYGAHREGLKQLARGLGWTFTLHRTDEAPATALLPLHMRVSGADQRHGVRGVS; encoded by the coding sequence ATGGCGCAAGCCTCGCCCGCGACGCACCGGCTGGCCCAGGCAGGGGAAGGCGCAAGTCTCGCCCTTCCGCCCATGCTGGTGCGCGCCGAAAAGATTGCCGCCACCGTGATCCTCGGGGTACATGGCCGCCGCGCGGCTGGGCCCGGCGAAACCTTCTGGCAGTACCGGCCCTATGGCTTTGGCGACTCGACGCAGCGCATCGACTGGCACAAGTCGGCACAGGCCGACCGGGTATTCATCCGCGAGAACGAATGGGAAAGTGCCAACACGCTCTGGGTCTGGTGCAACACAGGACCGCGCATGGCCTTCCGCTCGCACCTCGCGCCCGAGGCGAAACTCGACAGGGCGCGATTGCTGGCGTTGGCGCTGGCCAGCCTTGCCGCACGGGCGCACGAGCGTATCGGCGCCCTGGGTTCGCCGCGTCCACCGGGTTATGGCCGTCTGGCCCTTCTGCGCGTCGGAGAATGGCTGGGGCAGCGCCACGACGAAGGTCTTCCCGCCGCAGGGGCGCAACAGCGCCGCGCCGCCGCCGTGCTGATTTCAGATTTTCTGGAACCTCTGGATGAGGTGCGGGCGCGGCTCAGCGCCATTGCCGCCGCCGGTGTCTCCGGACACATCGTTCAGATCGCCGATCCGGCCGAAGAGACCCTGCCCTATGACGGGCGTGTGGAATTCCTGGGATTAGGCAGTCCGCTCAAATACTTGGCGAAGAAATCTGAAGCACTTCGAGAGGATTACATCAAGGCCTACGGGGCCCATCGGGAGGGTCTGAAGCAGCTTGCACGCGGGCTGGGCTGGACCTTCACACTGCACCGCACCGACGAAGCGCCAGCCACGGCCCTTCTGCCGCTTCACATGCGCGTGAGCGGCGCCGACCAGCGCCATGGTGTCCGGGGCGTTTCATGA
- a CDS encoding MoxR family ATPase yields MASINDAGRQAIQNLEGASAQLGKARAALKQVIFGQDEVIDLCLTTIIAGGHGLIVGAPGLAKTKLASALGRVLGLDEKRVQFTPDLMPADILGSEVLEENERGQKSFRFVPGPVFCQLLMADEINRASPRTQSALLQAMQEHHVTVAGVRHDLPQPFHVLATQNPIEQEGTYPLPEAQLDRFIMQIDISYPPLEAERRMLFSTTGIEEAAPVNAMSANELMQAQRVARTIPVGEQVADAILRVVRGARPGPDASQMVNESVAWGPSPRASQALMLGARAKALIDGRLSPSIEDVAELLEPVFKHRMALNFSARADGKTVGDVIAHLKGLLA; encoded by the coding sequence ATGGCCAGCATCAACGACGCCGGAAGGCAGGCAATCCAGAACCTTGAAGGGGCCAGCGCCCAACTGGGCAAGGCGCGCGCAGCGCTGAAGCAGGTCATCTTCGGTCAGGACGAGGTGATCGACCTGTGCCTGACGACCATCATCGCGGGCGGACACGGCTTGATCGTGGGCGCGCCGGGTCTTGCCAAGACGAAACTCGCATCGGCGCTGGGCCGCGTGCTGGGGCTTGATGAAAAGCGCGTGCAGTTCACGCCCGACCTGATGCCCGCCGACATCCTGGGCTCCGAGGTGTTGGAGGAAAACGAGCGCGGCCAGAAGTCGTTCCGCTTCGTTCCCGGCCCGGTATTCTGTCAACTGCTGATGGCGGACGAAATCAACCGCGCCTCGCCCCGCACCCAGTCGGCGCTGTTGCAGGCGATGCAGGAGCATCACGTCACGGTCGCGGGCGTGCGCCACGACCTGCCGCAACCGTTCCATGTGCTCGCCACGCAAAACCCCATTGAACAGGAAGGCACCTATCCGCTGCCAGAAGCGCAGCTCGACCGCTTCATCATGCAGATCGACATCTCCTATCCGCCGCTGGAGGCGGAGCGGCGCATGCTGTTCTCGACGACCGGCATCGAAGAGGCAGCACCCGTCAATGCCATGTCCGCGAACGAACTCATGCAGGCGCAGCGTGTTGCACGCACCATCCCCGTTGGCGAACAGGTGGCTGATGCCATCCTCCGCGTGGTGCGGGGCGCCCGGCCCGGCCCGGATGCAAGCCAGATGGTGAATGAGTCCGTGGCCTGGGGGCCATCGCCCCGCGCCAGTCAGGCGCTCATGCTTGGGGCGCGTGCCAAGGCGCTCATCGATGGCCGCCTGTCACCCTCCATCGAAGATGTGGCGGAGCTGCTGGAACCCGTGTTCAAGCACCGCATGGCGCTCAACTTCAGTGCCCGCGCCGATGGCAAGACCGTTGGTGACGTGATCGCGCACCTGAAGGGGCTCCTCGCCTGA
- a CDS encoding DUF1285 domain-containing protein, which translates to MAASRDASNPLAGLKDVQAAGTKLPPVHLWNPPFCGDIGMRIAADGTWYYLNSPIGRKPLYTLFSRVLRKDGDDYFLVTPVEKCGITVDDAPFTAIRMAVMGEGRSQTIVFETNCDDEVTVDAAHPLRFATEAGTGGLKPYVLVRANLDALVVRALFYDLVARGTQEGEWFGVWSGGSFFPMQRASEIGFVP; encoded by the coding sequence ATGGCCGCAAGCCGTGATGCAAGCAATCCCTTGGCAGGGTTAAAAGATGTTCAGGCGGCCGGTACCAAGCTGCCGCCGGTGCATCTGTGGAATCCGCCATTTTGCGGCGATATCGGCATGCGCATCGCGGCTGACGGCACGTGGTATTACCTCAATTCGCCCATCGGCCGGAAGCCGCTCTACACCCTGTTTTCCCGCGTGCTGCGCAAGGACGGCGACGACTATTTCCTCGTCACGCCAGTGGAAAAATGCGGCATCACCGTCGACGACGCTCCCTTCACCGCCATCCGCATGGCGGTCATGGGCGAGGGGCGTTCACAAACAATTGTCTTCGAGACCAATTGCGATGACGAGGTGACGGTGGACGCCGCCCACCCCCTGCGCTTTGCCACGGAAGCCGGCACCGGCGGCCTGAAGCCATATGTGCTGGTGCGGGCCAATCTGGACGCCCTCGTGGTGCGCGCGCTTTTTTATGATCTGGTGGCGAGGGGCACCCAGGAAGGAGAGTGGTTCGGCGTCTGGTCCGGCGGCAGCTTCTTCCCCATGCAGCGCGCCAGCGAGATCGGGTTCGTGCCATGA
- a CDS encoding CoA pyrophosphatase, producing the protein MTSPFCMSDVLERASTRLLREPPPSWDASDDDMNVKARMIPDGIAPKHAAVLVPLICRGDDLHVLLTQRTAHLSQHAGQIAFPGGRLDEGETPLQAALRETFEETGIAGRFIKPLGYLDGYLTVTGYLVNPVVALLSDGYTLAPHDHEVADIFDVPLRFLLTAANRETHSREWQGLTRRYYAYPYGERYIWGATAGMIKNLGDRLYGDAPANT; encoded by the coding sequence ATGACCTCGCCCTTCTGCATGAGCGACGTGCTGGAGCGCGCCTCAACCCGCCTGCTGCGCGAGCCGCCTCCGTCGTGGGATGCGAGTGACGACGACATGAACGTCAAGGCCCGCATGATCCCCGATGGCATTGCCCCGAAACACGCCGCCGTGCTCGTGCCACTGATCTGCCGGGGTGACGACCTCCATGTGCTGCTCACCCAACGCACCGCGCATCTGTCGCAACATGCGGGCCAGATCGCTTTTCCCGGAGGGCGGCTGGACGAGGGCGAGACACCGCTGCAGGCCGCCTTGCGTGAGACCTTCGAGGAGACGGGCATCGCCGGCCGTTTCATCAAGCCCCTCGGCTATCTCGATGGCTATCTCACGGTGACGGGCTATCTCGTCAATCCCGTCGTGGCCCTGTTGAGCGACGGTTACACGCTGGCCCCGCATGACCACGAGGTCGCCGACATTTTCGATGTGCCGCTGCGCTTCCTGTTGACGGCTGCCAACCGCGAGACGCACAGCCGCGAATGGCAGGGCCTGACGCGCCGCTACTATGCCTACCCCTACGGCGAGCGCTATATCTGGGGCGCTACGGCAGGCATGATCAAGAACCTCGGGGACAGGCTTTATGGCGACGCGCCGGCAAACACGTGA